One segment of Rhodanobacter thiooxydans DNA contains the following:
- a CDS encoding peptide MFS transporter — translation MATQNPPVSQTRSFSTVFLIEMWERFGFYGMQVLMVTYMVKKLGFVDSKANLIWGAAAALIYATPAIGGWVGDKLIGTRRTMLLGAVVLTLGYAMLWIPTNNAYFLYVALGVIIVGNGFFKPNAGNLVRKIYEGDDTKIDSAFTIYYMAVNIGSTISMLLTPWIRDYVGAKYGDAWGWHTAFGVCAIGLVLGLINYTLMQRTLAHIGSPADDKPVDVKRLGMVLLAAIGMVFVSAFILQDQTVAKWCVYAAGVVILGIFVHLIRSSEPHERAGLVAALVLTAQTIFFFIFYQQMSTSLNLFAQRNVDLSFDLFGLHLFNWIPEQFQSLNAIWIVLLSPVLVFLYNTMGKVGKNPSVAAKFAWGFAAVAIGFFIYGVGARFAVNGQVSSWIMVWGYGLYSLGELLVSGLGLAMIARYVPARMGGFMMGAYYVASGISQYLGSVVANFASIPTDIKDPLVSLPVYTALFNKLGFAGVACTVIALAMLPLMKKLSSSHSDSVANNPLPAVRSEEFNTPS, via the coding sequence ATGGCAACCCAGAACCCGCCCGTCTCGCAGACGCGGTCCTTCAGCACCGTCTTCCTGATCGAAATGTGGGAGCGCTTCGGCTTCTACGGCATGCAGGTGCTGATGGTCACCTACATGGTGAAGAAGCTCGGCTTCGTCGACAGCAAGGCCAACCTGATCTGGGGCGCTGCCGCGGCGCTGATCTATGCCACGCCGGCCATCGGCGGCTGGGTCGGCGACAAGCTGATCGGCACCCGCCGCACCATGCTGCTCGGCGCGGTGGTGCTGACGCTGGGCTACGCGATGCTGTGGATTCCCACCAACAACGCCTACTTCCTGTACGTCGCGCTCGGCGTGATCATCGTCGGCAACGGCTTCTTCAAGCCGAACGCCGGCAACCTGGTGCGCAAGATCTACGAGGGCGACGACACCAAGATCGACAGCGCCTTCACCATCTACTACATGGCGGTGAACATCGGCTCGACCATCTCGATGCTGCTGACCCCGTGGATCCGTGACTACGTGGGCGCGAAATACGGCGACGCCTGGGGCTGGCATACCGCGTTCGGCGTCTGCGCGATCGGCCTGGTGCTCGGCCTGATCAACTACACGCTGATGCAGCGGACGCTGGCGCACATCGGCTCGCCGGCCGATGACAAGCCGGTGGACGTCAAGCGCCTCGGCATGGTGTTGCTGGCCGCGATCGGCATGGTGTTCGTCTCCGCCTTCATCCTGCAGGACCAGACCGTCGCCAAATGGTGCGTGTACGCCGCCGGCGTGGTGATCCTGGGTATCTTCGTGCACCTGATCCGCAGCAGCGAGCCGCACGAGCGCGCCGGCCTGGTCGCCGCGCTGGTGCTGACCGCGCAGACGATCTTCTTCTTCATCTTCTACCAGCAGATGTCGACCTCGCTGAACCTGTTCGCGCAGCGCAACGTCGACCTCTCGTTCGACCTGTTCGGCCTGCACCTGTTCAACTGGATCCCCGAGCAGTTCCAGTCGCTCAACGCGATCTGGATCGTGCTGCTGAGCCCGGTGCTGGTGTTCCTCTACAACACCATGGGCAAGGTCGGCAAAAACCCCTCGGTGGCGGCCAAGTTCGCCTGGGGCTTCGCCGCGGTGGCGATCGGCTTCTTCATCTACGGCGTCGGCGCCCGCTTCGCGGTGAACGGCCAGGTCTCGTCGTGGATCATGGTGTGGGGCTACGGCCTGTACTCGCTGGGCGAGCTGCTGGTCTCGGGCCTGGGCCTGGCGATGATCGCGCGCTACGTGCCGGCCCGCATGGGTGGCTTCATGATGGGCGCCTACTACGTGGCCTCGGGCATCTCGCAGTACCTGGGCAGCGTGGTGGCGAACTTCGCCAGCATCCCGACCGACATCAAGGATCCGCTGGTGTCGCTGCCGGTCTATACCGCGCTGTTCAACAAGCTCGGCTTCGCCGGCGTCGCCTGCACGGTGATCGCGCTGGCGATGCTGCCGCTGATGAAGAAGCTGTCGAGCAGCCACTCCGACTCCGTCGCCAACAACCCGCTGCCGGCCGTGCGCAGCGAGGAATTCAACACGCCGTCGTGA
- a CDS encoding ATP-binding protein has translation MPHRHSQRIGPFALTRSLAWLRICAIAGQSTAVLVCAWGMHLGIPLLPLLLGIGLLGVFSVFAAWRLTQPWPLREWEAVGHIAFDTLVLGYLLYFTGGASNPFITLLLVPIALSAAALSGRAVLAVAALAGVAYVILLYSYVPLPLPMPAGSPSRFTLHVVGMGVNFVIMALLLSFFISRLARVLRLQQLEVQRVRERALRDEGILAIATQAAGAAHELNTPLSTMRTLLPELRREHAGDATLAEDLALLEGQVDRCRTILREMVAFGKAQLSQEPERLTVAAFIHGCLERFQLLRPEAELATTLDEDIVHTVLRTPPGLRHALLNLLNNAADASAANHSHAVALQVSRDGEWLQLNVRDHGPGFATDSELTLLGYSQKQTGLGIGLALAEATAERLNGELIARNAEHGAEVCLRLPLAVIAEK, from the coding sequence ATGCCGCACCGGCACTCCCAACGCATCGGTCCGTTCGCGCTGACGCGCTCGCTCGCCTGGCTGCGGATCTGCGCCATCGCGGGCCAGAGCACCGCCGTGCTGGTGTGCGCCTGGGGAATGCACCTGGGCATTCCGCTGCTGCCGCTGCTGCTCGGCATCGGGCTGCTCGGGGTGTTCTCGGTGTTCGCCGCATGGCGGCTGACCCAGCCGTGGCCGCTGCGCGAGTGGGAGGCGGTCGGCCACATCGCCTTCGACACGCTGGTGCTCGGCTACCTGCTGTACTTCACCGGCGGCGCCAGCAACCCGTTCATCACCCTGCTGCTGGTGCCGATCGCGCTCAGCGCGGCGGCGCTGTCGGGTCGGGCGGTGCTGGCGGTGGCCGCGCTGGCCGGTGTCGCCTATGTGATCCTGCTGTACTCGTACGTGCCGCTGCCGCTGCCGATGCCCGCCGGTTCGCCCAGCCGCTTTACCCTGCACGTGGTCGGCATGGGCGTGAACTTCGTGATCATGGCGCTGCTGCTGAGTTTCTTCATCAGCCGGCTGGCCCGTGTACTGCGGCTGCAACAGCTCGAGGTGCAGCGGGTGCGCGAGCGAGCGCTGCGCGACGAGGGCATCCTGGCGATCGCCACCCAGGCCGCCGGCGCCGCGCACGAACTCAACACGCCGCTGTCGACCATGCGCACCCTGCTGCCCGAACTGCGCCGCGAGCACGCCGGCGATGCGACGCTGGCCGAAGACCTGGCGCTGCTGGAAGGCCAGGTCGACCGCTGCCGCACGATCCTGCGCGAGATGGTCGCCTTCGGCAAGGCGCAACTGTCGCAGGAGCCGGAACGGCTCACAGTGGCTGCCTTCATCCACGGCTGCCTGGAGCGCTTCCAGCTGCTGCGGCCCGAGGCGGAACTGGCCACGACGCTGGACGAGGACATCGTGCATACCGTGTTGCGCACTCCGCCGGGCCTGCGCCATGCGCTGCTCAACCTGCTCAACAACGCCGCCGACGCCTCGGCCGCCAATCACTCGCACGCGGTGGCACTGCAGGTCTCGCGCGACGGCGAATGGCTGCAGCTGAACGTGCGCGACCATGGCCCGGGTTTCGCCACCGACAGCGAACTCACCCTGCTCGGCTACTCGCAGAAGCAGACCGGGCTGGGCATCGGCCTGGCCCTGGCCGAAGCCACCGCCGAACGGCTCAACGGCGAACTGATCGCGCGCAATGCCGAACACGGCGCCGAAGTGTGCCTGCGCCTGCCGTTGGCGGTGATCGCCGAAAAATAG
- a CDS encoding response regulator transcription factor: protein MTELPHAVTARPLLLVDDDTTFLRVLARALGSRGFEVITASTFDEARALTRRHNPRYCVLDLKLGEENGLRLIPELHTLVPDLRVLLLTGYASIATAVEAIKRGAHDYLAKPVDADAVVRALLDGDNEIDDNDLPDAPEQPLALRRLEWEHIQRVLTECDGNISETARRLGMHRRTLQRKLSKHPVRERPDREE, encoded by the coding sequence ATGACCGAGTTGCCCCATGCCGTCACGGCGCGCCCGCTGCTGCTGGTCGACGACGACACCACCTTCCTGCGCGTGCTGGCACGTGCGCTCGGCTCGCGCGGTTTCGAGGTGATCACCGCCAGCACCTTCGACGAGGCGCGTGCGCTGACGCGCCGGCACAACCCGCGCTACTGCGTGCTCGACTTGAAACTGGGCGAGGAGAACGGCCTGCGCCTGATCCCCGAGCTGCACACCCTGGTGCCGGACCTGCGCGTACTGCTGCTGACCGGCTACGCCTCGATTGCCACCGCGGTGGAGGCGATCAAGCGCGGCGCCCACGATTACCTGGCCAAGCCGGTCGACGCCGACGCCGTGGTGCGCGCCCTGCTCGACGGCGACAACGAGATCGACGACAACGACCTGCCGGACGCTCCCGAACAACCACTGGCGCTGCGTCGGCTGGAGTGGGAGCACATCCAGCGCGTGCTCACCGAATGCGACGGCAACATTTCCGAGACCGCCCGCCGCCTCGGCATGCACCGCCGCACGCTGCAGCGCAAATTGAGCAAGCACCCGGTACGCGAACGCCCTGACCGCGAAGAGTGA